A single window of Pseudarthrobacter psychrotolerans DNA harbors:
- a CDS encoding Ig-like domain-containing protein, whose protein sequence is MKLRRTARATNPRATNPRAARGAAWTTRRGILRSRGVGGTALAAAVGVLVTGAIIYPGFKTTEVELNDGGVWVVSKSNNAVGRLNYPSRVLDGAVTPASTTFDILQNAGDVLVDDETGSTLNQVSPANMRLGGDKQLPGSAEVSFGASVISVTDAASGKVWAVSPSTVNGFDQEATEPVMVGSEGLVSAVGTDDRIYSADPKSGVVTVTTVDADGEVVSSDSSTWGELKGAGDLQITVVGDKPVVLDAAAGKLFLPGGKRLQLDNARDAKLQQGGPTSDFVAVSTRKALLKQPLDGSTAKTVTFDGEGVPAAPVQLAGCVHAAWSGANKYVRDCVNDADDKNVAVPKASASPSYVFRVNRDLVVLNDVNSGNVWLVNQNMQLVNNWDDVVPPKNESDEQDQESADNNTINVLPDRTKPNRPPETKPDTLGVRPGRTTILSVLDNDSDPDGDVLTAGVGSSGPKAGTLENIYGGTAFQISVPADARPGTETFSYNAADGRGLSAGGQVTLNVVAPDDNKPPAFKRGGDSTTMLVEQGKTVSQNILTDWVDPDGDDLVLLDAKADNDQDQVKVRRDGLLTFQDSGATAGKKNVEVTIWDGRATVTGKVVVNVQPPGALAPVVNADHVTAVVGQDLVVAPLKNDVDPNGGALRLAQVEANGPAELGPVTDGGTFTFRSTTPGPVYLTYIASNGPQSSQGLIRVDVESGKDAGDPVAVHDVALMPTGGSVLLDPLANDSDPSGGVLVLQSVKLPDNTTASVSVIDHSVLRITDVLGTKDPFLFEYTMSNGRKSATGSVSVVPVPAPAVVEAPQPKPDEVNVRVNDVVTIPVLDNDTHPQGQQLSVDPVLPQAVDALDGKSFVSENTLRFIAGPQPKTVRAIYNAVDPQGQKSAAAVTIHILPLEGAENSRPQPQNLTARVVASGTVRIPVPLDGIDPDGDSVQLTGIDSTPAMGTATVGSNFIDFTAAGDGAGTDTFRYKVVDRQGAVNTGTVTVGIAPRGETNQNPTPVDDDVKVRPGRQIAIDATGNDTDPDGDIIRILTDGIEADDALQAPVSKTSGRIILTAPGAAGTVNVRYTIADDRDATAQATIRVVVDNEVPLKAPIARDDRVTSAQAMGKTAVDVPVLKNDEDPDGVGENLKLSTESLTARPGPDGTMLVDLTEQPQLIPYTVEDVDGQKSTAIIWAPGLGQQVPTLAKDEVIEVIAGQSVNVDLKEWVKVREGRTPRLTQTDRIKLIGSDGSNPVSGDGTALKYTAGVDYVGPGSLSFEVTDGTAVDDPAGLKSTLSIRTKVLPDPNRNNSPELLGANVEVPKGDSATLDLGKLTADPDRDDLDNMKYEVVGGTPSGFNASIDGRALKVSAADSSGTGTAGSVQIKAKDSRGLEATAAYQLAVTASNRPKPVANDDLEPNAAAGKPVTVKALANDANPFPETALKIISASTETGQGGATVSGDSVTVTPSAGFTGTMVVAYTVADKTGDDSRNATARIRLTVKDKPLAPTTPQAQSVGDKTALLNWSAPADRGAPITKYTVYGESGFRQDCPANTCTLTGLVNNTKYHFEVTATNEFGESERSPASAEVRPDVKPDTPLAPTLKFGDKQLSVNWVAPASKGSPVKTYDLEISPAPPGQNAQIQNLASVSYVWKGLQNGVSYKVRVLARNDAKDPSEWSQYSAAEVPAGVPATPAPPSAAEAGSVGTQSQLRVSWTAPNNNGDAVSSYTLNTLQGGAVVATQPVPAGTTQNVTVDNSESNYTFTVSATNKAGTSGTSAPSAAIRAAGKPGQVSSGTVADTGNSGQLKVTFTPLTQAQRNGSTETEIRYTYNADGKSGSIPVGGGIISGMTNGRDIAVTIIATSTKNNVSGDARNIGSGNPYGPPNAPNVDGVTSAKGDGQVHWTWNNPNTNGRPLNRYEVSMDGGGWQNVGQANSFAAGAGGWSKSHTLRVRAVTVVDGAVGSATSTSGADPTPPVTKVHVKPATNNSCPGKPNVPDRFGYVNGSPDCGGNDANWVSTSDGWIPSACWMNIYGSSELSNPASYYKWYRMDGGPHSGWYVKLATIDISGTDVGRC, encoded by the coding sequence ATGAAACTTCGCCGAACGGCGCGCGCCACAAATCCGCGTGCCACAAATCCGCGCGCAGCAAGGGGAGCGGCCTGGACCACGCGACGGGGAATCCTGCGTTCGCGTGGCGTTGGGGGCACGGCACTTGCCGCTGCCGTGGGTGTCCTCGTGACTGGTGCCATCATCTATCCGGGGTTCAAGACCACTGAGGTGGAGTTGAACGACGGCGGTGTGTGGGTGGTCTCGAAGTCGAACAATGCGGTGGGTCGGTTGAATTATCCGTCGCGGGTTTTGGATGGTGCGGTGACGCCGGCGAGTACTACTTTCGATATTCTCCAGAATGCCGGGGATGTGCTTGTGGATGATGAGACGGGTTCGACGTTGAACCAGGTTTCTCCGGCGAATATGCGTCTGGGCGGGGACAAGCAGCTGCCGGGGTCGGCGGAGGTGAGCTTCGGTGCCAGCGTGATCTCAGTGACCGACGCCGCATCAGGCAAGGTCTGGGCGGTATCGCCGTCCACCGTCAATGGTTTTGACCAGGAAGCGACCGAGCCTGTGATGGTGGGTTCCGAAGGCCTGGTCTCCGCTGTGGGTACGGATGACAGGATCTACAGTGCCGATCCCAAATCGGGCGTCGTTACCGTCACAACAGTCGACGCGGACGGCGAAGTGGTGTCCTCCGATTCCAGTACCTGGGGTGAGTTGAAGGGTGCCGGTGATCTGCAAATCACGGTGGTGGGGGATAAGCCGGTGGTGTTGGATGCTGCTGCAGGGAAGCTGTTCCTGCCGGGCGGTAAGCGGCTGCAGTTGGATAATGCGCGGGATGCGAAGCTGCAGCAGGGCGGTCCGACGAGTGATTTTGTGGCGGTGTCGACGCGGAAGGCGTTGTTGAAGCAGCCGTTGGATGGTTCGACGGCGAAGACGGTGACCTTTGATGGTGAGGGTGTGCCGGCGGCGCCGGTGCAGTTGGCCGGGTGTGTGCATGCTGCGTGGTCCGGGGCGAACAAGTATGTCCGTGACTGTGTCAATGATGCTGATGACAAGAACGTTGCCGTGCCTAAAGCGAGTGCGTCGCCGTCGTACGTTTTCCGGGTGAACCGGGACCTGGTGGTCCTGAACGATGTGAACTCCGGGAACGTGTGGCTGGTGAACCAGAACATGCAGCTGGTGAACAACTGGGACGACGTTGTTCCTCCCAAGAACGAATCCGATGAGCAGGACCAGGAATCGGCGGACAACAACACCATCAACGTGCTGCCGGACCGCACCAAACCCAACCGGCCACCGGAAACCAAACCGGACACCCTGGGCGTTCGCCCGGGACGGACCACCATCCTCAGCGTCCTGGACAACGATTCAGATCCCGACGGCGACGTCCTGACCGCCGGCGTCGGCAGTTCAGGGCCGAAAGCCGGGACTTTGGAAAACATCTACGGCGGCACCGCGTTCCAGATCTCCGTTCCCGCGGACGCCAGGCCCGGGACCGAGACGTTCAGCTACAACGCCGCGGACGGGCGGGGCCTCTCAGCCGGCGGACAGGTCACGCTCAACGTGGTGGCACCGGACGACAACAAGCCGCCCGCGTTCAAGCGCGGCGGGGATTCCACCACCATGCTGGTGGAACAGGGCAAAACCGTCAGCCAGAACATCCTCACCGACTGGGTGGATCCGGACGGCGACGACCTCGTCCTGCTGGACGCCAAGGCAGACAACGATCAGGACCAGGTCAAGGTCCGCCGGGATGGCCTGCTGACGTTCCAGGATTCCGGGGCCACCGCCGGCAAGAAAAACGTGGAAGTCACCATCTGGGACGGCCGGGCAACGGTCACCGGAAAAGTTGTGGTCAACGTCCAGCCGCCGGGTGCCCTGGCTCCGGTGGTCAACGCCGATCACGTCACTGCCGTGGTGGGCCAGGACCTGGTGGTCGCGCCCCTGAAAAACGATGTGGACCCCAACGGCGGTGCCCTCCGCCTGGCCCAGGTGGAGGCCAACGGCCCGGCCGAACTTGGTCCCGTCACCGACGGCGGAACGTTTACTTTCCGCAGCACCACTCCCGGTCCCGTCTACCTGACCTACATCGCCAGCAACGGCCCGCAAAGCAGCCAGGGCCTGATCCGCGTTGACGTGGAGTCCGGCAAGGACGCCGGTGACCCCGTGGCCGTGCATGACGTCGCGCTGATGCCCACCGGCGGCAGCGTGCTGCTGGACCCGCTGGCCAATGATTCGGATCCTTCCGGCGGCGTGCTGGTGCTGCAGTCCGTGAAACTCCCGGACAACACCACGGCCTCGGTCAGCGTGATCGACCACAGCGTCCTGCGCATCACCGACGTCCTGGGCACCAAGGACCCGTTCCTTTTTGAATACACCATGTCCAATGGCAGGAAGTCAGCCACCGGCAGTGTCTCCGTGGTCCCCGTCCCGGCCCCCGCCGTCGTCGAAGCACCCCAGCCCAAACCGGACGAAGTGAACGTCCGGGTCAACGACGTCGTCACCATTCCCGTGCTGGACAACGACACCCACCCGCAGGGCCAGCAACTGAGCGTTGACCCGGTCCTGCCGCAGGCCGTGGATGCACTGGATGGCAAGAGCTTCGTCTCCGAAAACACCCTGCGCTTCATCGCCGGACCCCAGCCCAAGACGGTGCGCGCCATCTACAACGCCGTGGACCCGCAGGGGCAGAAGAGCGCCGCCGCGGTCACCATCCATATCCTTCCGCTGGAGGGGGCCGAGAATTCCCGGCCGCAGCCTCAGAACCTCACCGCCCGAGTGGTGGCCTCCGGAACGGTGCGCATTCCCGTCCCGCTGGACGGCATCGATCCAGACGGCGACTCCGTGCAGCTGACCGGGATCGACAGCACCCCTGCCATGGGTACCGCCACCGTGGGCAGCAACTTCATCGACTTCACCGCTGCCGGCGACGGCGCCGGAACCGACACGTTCCGCTACAAGGTGGTGGACCGCCAGGGCGCCGTCAACACCGGAACCGTGACGGTGGGCATCGCACCGCGTGGCGAAACGAACCAGAACCCCACCCCCGTCGACGACGACGTCAAGGTCCGGCCGGGACGGCAGATCGCCATCGACGCCACCGGCAACGACACCGATCCCGACGGCGACATCATCCGCATCCTCACCGATGGTATCGAAGCTGACGACGCCCTCCAGGCCCCCGTCAGCAAGACCAGCGGCCGCATCATCCTGACCGCTCCCGGCGCTGCCGGGACGGTCAACGTCCGGTACACCATCGCCGACGACCGCGACGCCACCGCCCAAGCGACCATCCGCGTGGTGGTGGACAACGAGGTCCCGCTCAAGGCACCCATTGCCCGCGACGACCGGGTCACCTCGGCCCAGGCGATGGGCAAGACTGCCGTGGACGTGCCGGTCCTCAAGAACGATGAAGACCCCGACGGCGTCGGCGAGAACCTCAAGCTCAGCACCGAGTCCCTCACCGCACGCCCGGGACCTGACGGCACGATGCTCGTAGACCTGACCGAACAGCCGCAGCTGATCCCGTACACCGTCGAAGACGTGGACGGCCAGAAGTCCACAGCCATCATCTGGGCGCCGGGGCTGGGACAGCAGGTTCCCACCCTCGCCAAAGACGAGGTTATTGAGGTCATCGCCGGACAATCCGTGAACGTTGACCTCAAGGAATGGGTCAAGGTCCGGGAAGGCCGCACGCCGCGGTTGACGCAGACGGACCGGATTAAACTCATCGGTTCGGATGGCAGCAACCCGGTTTCCGGTGACGGAACGGCACTGAAGTACACGGCCGGCGTTGACTACGTAGGCCCGGGCTCGCTGAGCTTTGAGGTTACCGACGGCACCGCCGTCGACGATCCTGCAGGGCTGAAATCCACCCTGAGCATCCGCACGAAGGTGCTGCCTGACCCCAACCGGAACAACTCGCCGGAACTCCTGGGCGCGAACGTCGAGGTGCCCAAAGGGGACAGCGCCACCCTTGACCTGGGCAAACTGACCGCAGATCCGGACCGTGATGACCTCGATAACATGAAGTACGAAGTGGTGGGCGGCACTCCGTCCGGCTTCAATGCAAGCATCGACGGCAGGGCCCTGAAGGTCTCGGCCGCTGATTCCAGCGGCACGGGCACGGCAGGCTCGGTCCAGATCAAGGCCAAGGACTCGCGCGGACTTGAGGCAACGGCTGCTTACCAGTTGGCGGTCACGGCCTCCAACCGGCCCAAACCGGTTGCGAACGACGACCTGGAGCCGAACGCGGCGGCAGGGAAACCGGTCACGGTGAAGGCTCTGGCCAACGACGCCAACCCCTTCCCCGAGACCGCGTTGAAGATTATTTCTGCATCAACCGAGACGGGCCAGGGAGGCGCAACAGTGTCCGGGGACTCGGTAACAGTGACGCCGTCGGCCGGTTTCACGGGGACCATGGTGGTTGCCTACACCGTGGCAGACAAGACAGGAGACGATTCCCGCAATGCGACGGCGCGAATCCGGCTTACCGTCAAGGACAAGCCCCTGGCCCCGACTACTCCGCAGGCGCAGAGCGTTGGCGACAAGACTGCCCTGCTCAACTGGTCTGCCCCGGCAGACCGCGGTGCGCCCATTACCAAGTACACGGTCTACGGCGAATCGGGCTTCAGGCAGGACTGTCCGGCGAACACGTGCACGTTGACAGGGTTGGTCAACAACACGAAATACCACTTTGAGGTCACCGCTACTAACGAGTTCGGCGAATCTGAACGTTCCCCGGCCTCCGCCGAGGTCCGCCCGGACGTCAAGCCGGACACACCGCTGGCGCCGACCCTGAAGTTCGGTGACAAGCAGCTTTCCGTGAACTGGGTGGCACCGGCCAGCAAGGGATCGCCCGTCAAGACCTACGATCTGGAAATCTCGCCGGCCCCACCAGGACAGAACGCCCAGATCCAGAACCTGGCATCGGTCAGCTACGTCTGGAAGGGTCTCCAGAACGGAGTCTCCTACAAGGTCCGGGTCCTGGCCCGCAATGATGCCAAGGATCCGTCCGAATGGAGCCAGTATTCGGCGGCGGAAGTTCCCGCCGGCGTACCTGCCACTCCCGCTCCGCCTAGTGCTGCCGAGGCCGGTTCCGTAGGAACCCAAAGCCAGCTCAGGGTCAGCTGGACCGCGCCGAACAACAACGGTGACGCGGTTTCCTCGTATACCCTCAACACCCTGCAGGGCGGGGCCGTGGTTGCCACGCAGCCGGTACCGGCCGGTACCACCCAGAACGTCACGGTGGACAACTCCGAGTCGAACTACACCTTCACCGTCTCGGCCACCAACAAGGCCGGCACCAGCGGGACGAGTGCCCCCTCCGCTGCCATCAGGGCGGCGGGAAAGCCTGGCCAGGTGAGCAGCGGTACGGTGGCGGATACCGGTAACAGTGGACAGCTCAAGGTCACATTTACACCGCTTACCCAGGCCCAGCGCAACGGCTCAACAGAAACGGAAATCCGGTACACCTACAACGCGGACGGCAAATCCGGAAGCATCCCGGTTGGCGGCGGAATCATCAGCGGGATGACCAACGGCAGGGACATCGCAGTGACCATCATTGCCACGTCCACCAAGAACAACGTCTCCGGTGATGCCCGGAATATTGGCTCAGGGAACCCCTACGGGCCGCCGAATGCGCCCAACGTGGACGGCGTGACTTCGGCCAAGGGCGACGGCCAGGTGCACTGGACCTGGAACAACCCCAACACCAACGGCCGCCCGCTCAACCGCTACGAAGTGAGCATGGACGGTGGCGGCTGGCAGAACGTTGGCCAGGCCAACAGCTTCGCTGCCGGCGCTGGAGGCTGGAGCAAGAGCCACACCTTGCGTGTCAGAGCGGTCACTGTGGTGGACGGTGCTGTTGGATCTGCGACCTCTACGTCCGGTGCCGACCCCACTCCTCCGGTCACCAAGGTTCACGTCAAGCCCGCCACCAACAACAGCTGCCCGGGCAAACCAAATGTCCCGGACCGCTTCGGCTATGTGAACGGCAGCCCTGATTGCGGCGGTAACGATGCGAACTGGGTGTCCACCTCGGACGGCTGGATCCCAAGCGCCTGCTGGATGAACATTTACGGCTCCAGCGAATTGTCCAACCCGGCGTCCTACTACAAGTGGTACCGCATGGACGGCGGCCCCCACTCAGGCTGGTACGTCAAGCTCGCCACCATCGATATCAGCGGCACGGACGTCGGTAGATGCTGA
- a CDS encoding MoxR family ATPase, which translates to MTMTTEQAEWFAGTFDKLVANVGQAVLGKDHVIRLTFTAMLAEGHVLFEDAPGTGKTMLARAMAATVQGSNNRIQFTPDLLPSDVTGVTIYDQKTQKFEFHKGPIFNNIVLADEINRASPKTQSALLEVMEESRVTVDGVTYEAGRPFMVMATQNPIEQAGTYRLPEAQLDRFLIKTSIGYPDHASTVQLLGGSNLKDRSKAISAVITTQAVADMADLAATVHVDTAVLEYISRLCEETRSAPETRLGVSVRGAIAMVRAAKVWAAGQGRNFVLPDDIKELAAVVWTHRFVMDPEAEFSGATPEAVLARVLSDIAAPQQRAAV; encoded by the coding sequence ATGACCATGACCACCGAGCAGGCCGAATGGTTTGCAGGCACTTTCGACAAGCTCGTTGCCAACGTGGGACAGGCGGTCCTGGGCAAGGACCACGTCATCCGGCTCACGTTCACCGCGATGCTGGCGGAGGGCCATGTGCTGTTCGAGGATGCTCCCGGCACCGGCAAGACCATGCTGGCCCGGGCCATGGCCGCCACTGTCCAGGGGTCCAACAACCGCATCCAGTTCACCCCCGACCTCCTGCCCTCGGACGTCACGGGCGTGACCATCTATGACCAGAAGACGCAGAAGTTCGAATTCCACAAGGGACCGATCTTCAACAACATCGTCCTGGCCGATGAGATCAACCGTGCGTCGCCGAAGACGCAGTCGGCACTGCTGGAGGTCATGGAGGAATCCCGGGTCACCGTGGACGGCGTCACCTATGAGGCCGGCCGGCCGTTTATGGTGATGGCCACGCAGAACCCGATCGAGCAGGCCGGTACGTACCGCCTGCCCGAGGCGCAGCTGGACCGCTTCCTGATCAAGACCTCCATCGGCTACCCGGACCACGCCTCCACGGTCCAACTGCTCGGTGGCTCCAATCTGAAGGACCGCTCCAAGGCGATCTCCGCAGTTATTACCACCCAGGCCGTGGCGGACATGGCCGATCTCGCTGCCACAGTGCACGTGGACACCGCTGTCCTCGAATACATTTCCCGGCTTTGCGAGGAGACCCGCAGCGCGCCTGAGACGCGGCTGGGCGTTTCCGTGCGTGGCGCCATCGCCATGGTCCGCGCCGCCAAGGTCTGGGCCGCGGGGCAGGGCCGGAACTTCGTCCTGCCGGACGACATCAAGGAACTGGCCGCCGTTGTGTGGACGCACCGGTTCGTGATGGACCCGGAGGCCGAGTTCTCCGGCGCCACCCCCGAGGCCGTCCTGGCCCGGGTGCTGTCCGACATCGCGGCACCGCAGCAGCGCGCCGCCGTCTGA
- a CDS encoding adenylate/guanylate cyclase domain-containing protein → MNDEDQREEADLPAPAVPETAHPATGTLSPERVAAKALETRLLGGERKLRRREVAAGAGLSLLSARKLWRALGFPNFGDEDVAFTERDQAALSTVVDLVRTGVLTEEAAISVTRSIGQMTDRMVVWQIEALVEDMVHEQGVTDAVARKRLVKELPSLLDALEEMLVYSWRRQLNAGVQRLAVRAEAGLQASEEGRDGDEDDAPLPLARAVGFADLVSYTSLSRRMNEKTLARLVQRFENKCAEIISVGGGRLVKTVGDEVLYIAETPAAGAEISLALAQAFTEDEILPEARVAMVWGRILSRLGDIYGPTVNLAARLTTLADPGTVLIDSMTASALDQDKRFVLVPQQAENVRGFGEIHPVLLARGQGKGLVLD, encoded by the coding sequence ATGAACGATGAGGACCAGCGGGAAGAAGCGGATCTGCCGGCTCCCGCCGTGCCCGAAACCGCCCACCCGGCAACAGGCACATTGTCTCCTGAACGCGTGGCTGCCAAGGCCCTGGAGACACGGCTGCTGGGTGGCGAACGGAAGCTGCGGCGCCGTGAGGTGGCCGCCGGGGCAGGGCTGTCCCTCCTTTCGGCCCGGAAGCTGTGGCGTGCCCTCGGCTTCCCGAACTTCGGCGACGAAGACGTCGCCTTCACCGAACGTGATCAGGCTGCACTGTCCACCGTGGTTGACCTGGTCCGAACCGGGGTGCTGACCGAAGAGGCCGCCATCTCCGTGACCCGGTCCATCGGACAAATGACAGACCGCATGGTGGTCTGGCAGATCGAGGCGCTGGTGGAGGACATGGTCCACGAGCAGGGCGTTACGGACGCTGTGGCCCGCAAGCGCCTGGTGAAGGAACTGCCCTCCCTGCTGGACGCGCTGGAGGAGATGCTGGTCTATTCGTGGCGGCGGCAACTCAATGCCGGCGTTCAACGCCTGGCCGTGCGCGCCGAGGCCGGCCTGCAGGCCAGCGAAGAAGGCCGCGACGGCGATGAAGACGATGCCCCGCTGCCGCTGGCCCGCGCCGTCGGCTTTGCTGACCTGGTTTCGTATACGAGCCTCTCCCGTCGGATGAACGAAAAAACGCTCGCCCGGCTGGTCCAGCGCTTTGAGAACAAATGCGCCGAGATCATTTCCGTTGGCGGCGGGCGGCTGGTCAAGACAGTAGGCGACGAAGTCCTGTACATCGCCGAAACGCCGGCTGCCGGAGCCGAGATCTCGCTGGCGTTGGCACAGGCGTTCACCGAAGACGAGATCCTGCCGGAGGCACGGGTGGCCATGGTTTGGGGCAGGATCCTGTCCCGGCTGGGGGACATCTACGGCCCCACGGTCAACCTCGCCGCCCGGCTCACCACCTTGGCGGATCCGGGAACGGTCCTGATCGACTCCATGACCGCGTCCGCGCTTGACCAGGACAAGCGCTTCGTTCTCGTTCCGCAGCAGGCAGAAAATGTCCGTGGATTCGGCGAAATCCATCCCGTGCTCCTGGCGCGCGGACAAGGAAAAGGCCTGGTCCTCGACTAG
- a CDS encoding PH domain-containing protein: protein MRKGLVPGEQVITITRPQPRKLAGPAAAFIAAPAAAAFASAWTVRGEATRLVPVASADWTPWIVLACVVAAAWIWLAYCLPRLLRWQATRYILTSRRIVARYGMVRRRDEQVNLASIRHVTVHQSVLQRILRSGNISLETGYQGVVNIQDVPEAVRFRDFVLDAIDELPAGGDPGTDEISDYTDEALPWELKEGGDDER, encoded by the coding sequence ATGCGTAAAGGCCTCGTGCCGGGCGAGCAGGTCATTACGATCACCCGCCCGCAGCCGAGGAAACTGGCCGGCCCGGCCGCAGCGTTCATTGCGGCGCCTGCCGCCGCAGCCTTTGCCAGTGCCTGGACCGTCCGGGGCGAGGCAACCCGGTTGGTGCCTGTGGCTTCCGCTGACTGGACACCGTGGATCGTCCTTGCATGCGTCGTGGCCGCTGCGTGGATATGGTTGGCATATTGCCTGCCTCGGCTTCTGCGGTGGCAGGCAACCCGGTACATCCTCACGAGCCGGCGGATTGTTGCCCGCTACGGCATGGTGCGGCGCCGGGACGAGCAGGTCAACCTCGCGTCGATCCGCCACGTAACGGTCCACCAGTCGGTGCTGCAGCGCATATTGCGCTCCGGGAATATATCCTTGGAAACCGGGTACCAGGGTGTGGTGAACATCCAGGACGTCCCGGAAGCAGTACGGTTCCGGGACTTCGTGCTGGATGCGATTGACGAACTGCCTGCGGGCGGGGACCCGGGGACTGATGAGATATCGGATTACACAGACGAAGCGTTGCCGTGGGAGTTGAAAGAAGGTGGAGACGATGAACGATGA
- a CDS encoding DUF58 domain-containing protein has product MSSSSPLTRLAERLRQPFHRDGRPTRLHPSSVWAEATSTAALALTPSWGKVRGLWLRYVWPVLSVVSVLGWSVLAASVLLWTAGQAFGWQEAKAAAIAAFVLFLIAIGFILGRSSYGVILDLARTRVAVGDSAVGSIAVSNTSARPLLPAALELPVGNATAVFHLPRMKPAQVHEDLFTIPTARRAVIVVGPVRSVRADPLHLLRRQVLWTEPEDLFVHPKTVALAGSAAGFIRDLEGMPTTDLSSADVSFHALRDYVPGDDRRHIHWKTTARTNKLMVRQFEETRRALLAISLSINTDEYASEQEFEMAISAAASIGRQAIREQRELDVLTQKGPLRCETGRNMLDDMTRITGAPMRRTAVDLARTLADTVPNASVVFFVVGSNVTPAQLRSAAASVPLGVRSLAVRLQIGAAPGRANIADLTVLTLGDLADLAIVLRKAAA; this is encoded by the coding sequence ATGTCCAGCAGCTCTCCGTTGACCCGGCTTGCTGAACGCCTCCGGCAACCCTTCCACCGGGACGGCAGACCCACCAGGCTGCATCCCTCGTCCGTCTGGGCCGAGGCCACCAGCACTGCCGCCCTCGCGCTCACACCCTCGTGGGGGAAGGTCCGCGGCCTGTGGCTGCGCTACGTGTGGCCCGTCCTCTCGGTGGTCAGTGTCCTGGGCTGGTCGGTTCTGGCCGCGTCCGTCCTGCTGTGGACTGCCGGCCAGGCCTTCGGCTGGCAGGAGGCCAAAGCCGCGGCCATCGCCGCATTTGTGCTTTTCCTGATCGCCATCGGGTTCATCCTGGGCCGGTCCTCCTACGGCGTGATCCTGGACCTTGCCCGGACCCGCGTGGCGGTGGGGGACAGCGCGGTGGGAAGCATCGCCGTCTCCAACACCTCGGCCCGGCCCCTGCTGCCGGCCGCCCTGGAACTGCCGGTGGGCAACGCCACCGCCGTCTTCCACCTGCCCAGGATGAAGCCCGCGCAAGTGCACGAGGACCTGTTCACCATTCCGACCGCCCGCCGCGCCGTGATCGTGGTGGGCCCGGTCCGCTCCGTCCGGGCCGACCCGTTGCACCTCCTCCGCCGCCAGGTGCTGTGGACGGAACCGGAGGACCTGTTTGTGCACCCGAAGACGGTGGCCCTGGCCGGTTCCGCAGCCGGATTCATCCGCGACCTCGAGGGAATGCCCACCACCGACCTGTCCAGCGCGGACGTGTCCTTCCATGCCCTGCGTGACTACGTGCCGGGCGATGACCGGCGGCACATCCACTGGAAGACCACCGCACGGACCAACAAGCTGATGGTGCGCCAGTTCGAGGAAACCCGGCGCGCCCTCCTGGCCATCTCGCTGTCCATCAACACGGACGAGTACGCATCAGAGCAGGAATTTGAAATGGCCATCTCCGCAGCTGCCTCGATCGGCCGGCAGGCCATCCGTGAGCAGCGTGAACTGGACGTCCTGACCCAAAAGGGGCCGCTGCGCTGCGAAACCGGGCGGAACATGCTGGACGACATGACACGGATCACCGGGGCACCCATGCGCCGGACCGCCGTCGACCTCGCCCGGACCCTGGCCGACACCGTTCCCAATGCGTCGGTGGTCTTTTTTGTAGTGGGCAGCAACGTGACACCCGCCCAGCTCCGTTCCGCCGCGGCCTCCGTGCCGCTCGGAGTCAGGAGCCTGGCCGTACGCCTCCAAATCGGTGCCGCACCGGGCCGCGCCAACATCGCGGACCTGACAGTGCTGACCCTCGGCGACCTCGCTGACCTCGCCATCGTCCTCAGAAAGGCGGCCGCATGA